TTTGTTGCAAATAGAACTTATTATAAAGCAGTGAAATTAGCTGAAGAACTTGATGGTGAAGCAATTCTTTTTGACAATTTAGAAGAAAAACTAGTTAATGCAGAACTTGTTATTAGTTCTACTGGTTCACCACATGCAATTATTAATAAAAAAAGATTAATGAAAATATTTGATAAGCAAGTACCTAAAAAAATGATTTTTATTGATATTGCAAATCCAAGAGATATTGAAGATGATGTTAAAGAATTAGGAATTGATCTGTTCAATATTGATGATTTAAGAGGCATTGCAGATGAAAATAAAAAACTTCGTGAAAATGAAGTTATAGAAGCAGAAAAAATAATTGGGAATGAATTTGATTTACTTAACGAATCCTTTAATTTAATTGAAATAAATCCAATACTTGGTAATTTAAGAGAGTCTATGGAAGAAATAAGACAACGTGAAAGTCAAAAAGGCATAGTTAAACTAAGTAATGTAGATGCAAAGGATATAAAAATTATAGATGTGATGACTAAGTCAATTGTTAATAAAATATTTTATGACATTTCTGAAAATATTAAAAAATCAGCGAAAAATAATGAGGAAGATGTTATAAAAATGTGTGAGACTATATTAAAAAGATAGTTTTAAAAAATAGTATTTTAAAAAAAGTTTTAAAAATAAAATCTAGGTTTAAGATTAGCAGAGCAATCTTAAAGATAAGTAAAAAAAATAGAATGTCTAACTATTCAAACATTCCCCTAATTTCTTCTTTTTTATATTTATTAATATCTAATGCAAAATAAATATCTTCCATAGTTACTATTTCTTTATCATTGATTATTGCATTATGAAGGGCAGTTTTTAGTATTTTTTCTTTAATGTCCCTACCAGACATTCTTTTAGAAATTTTTACTAATTTATCAATATCTAAATCATATTTCAATGGAAAAGTATTGAGGTTTAATTTAATAATTTCTCTTCTTTCATTATCATCTGGTAATTTAAATTCTATTTCTTCTTCAAAACGACTTCTAATTGCAAAATCAATAGAAGATGGATTATTAGTAGCTGCAATAGTTACAACACCATCATTGGAATTGATACCGTCCATTTCAGTTAAAAGAGAATTTACAATTTCAGAAACATCCCCCCTTAATGATTGAAAAGACCTATGTAATGCAATTGCATCAATTTCATCAATGAATATTAAAGAAGGTGCAGATTTTAATGCAGCTTCATATAAATCATGAACTTTACTTGCTGCATCTCCAACATGGTCTCCGATTAATGATGTTGCTTTAATTAAGAATAAATTAATATCTAATTCATTTGATAGTGCCTTTGCAAGCATAGTTTTGCCAGTACCTGGAAGACCATAAAATAAAACATTTTTAGGGGCCCACATACCAAACTTTTCAGGATCTTGAAGGTATTTATAAATTAATTTAGATTTCTTCTTAGCATTTTCTTGCCCTACAACATCCTCAAAGAATACATTAGATTTAACTCTTTTTACAGAATCTTGTTTTTCTTCATTGTTAGTAACTATTACAATTGAAGTATTTTCTCCTATTACAGAGTTTTCAGGATGTGCTGTTAGAATTTTAAAAGCAAAATCTGGAATGATCTTTTGATCAAAAAGATAAGAACCAGTTTTTACCCTTGTTCCACTCCATTGATCTATGGCATATTGTTCAAAAAGAACTCTATCAGATATTTCTAAATTAGGTCCTTCTAATAATCCAAAGTTAAAAGGATAACCTGCAGTTTCTAATACAAGAACCTTAGTTTCATTATCAGAAAAACTTGATCTATTTTTTATAGAAACTTCTGATTTTTTAATATTTGAACTTTTATTTTCAGATTTCACATTTATCACATCATAATTATAATCAAAATTATAAG
The window above is part of the Methanobrevibacter olleyae genome. Proteins encoded here:
- a CDS encoding AAA family ATPase, with translation MKSENKSSNIKKSEVSIKNRSSFSDNETKVLVLETAGYPFNFGLLEGPNLEISDRVLFEQYAIDQWSGTRVKTGSYLFDQKIIPDFAFKILTAHPENSVIGENTSIVIVTNNEEKQDSVKRVKSNVFFEDVVGQENAKKKSKLIYKYLQDPEKFGMWAPKNVLFYGLPGTGKTMLAKALSNELDINLFLIKATSLIGDHVGDAASKVHDLYEAALKSAPSLIFIDEIDAIALHRSFQSLRGDVSEIVNSLLTEMDGINSNDGVVTIAATNNPSSIDFAIRSRFEEEIEFKLPDDNERREIIKLNLNTFPLKYDLDIDKLVKISKRMSGRDIKEKILKTALHNAIINDKEIVTMEDIYFALDINKYKKEEIRGMFE
- the hemA gene encoding glutamyl-tRNA reductase, whose protein sequence is MIINIRVDHTLADIETMENVSKDLKELFSDLKEKMDIREYIEINTCNRYEYFLYTNDYSYEEIDCDNKFVIIDYNDDAILHLFRMSSGLESMIIGEDQILGQIKDSKKKSEKEGHCGKKLDAIFTKAIHVGQVVRNKTKINQGSISIGSAAVDLAEEHLGDLQDKCVLVIGAGKMGTLVAKALAEKNLRAIFVANRTYYKAVKLAEELDGEAILFDNLEEKLVNAELVISSTGSPHAIINKKRLMKIFDKQVPKKMIFIDIANPRDIEDDVKELGIDLFNIDDLRGIADENKKLRENEVIEAEKIIGNEFDLLNESFNLIEINPILGNLRESMEEIRQRESQKGIVKLSNVDAKDIKIIDVMTKSIVNKIFYDISENIKKSAKNNEEDVIKMCETILKR